One Halioglobus japonicus DNA segment encodes these proteins:
- a CDS encoding phosphotransferase family protein: protein MDSERPTPLVDDIGGTRRKLEAWFSERRGTDITIGDLNIPEGTGMSNVTLLFDIEWQEHGERHTMACVGRLQPEIERPVFPDYDLTLQYQVMESVGRLSDVPVPTLLGLETDLTVLGVQFYVMAHTPGRIPPDMPPYNMDGWLMHEANQEQRQTAWFAAVDAMAKFHQLDYQALGFEHLGQPGVTPMQQQLTYWQNYHDWGLEGAQHEIGQRALNWLQANQPAQEPTVLCWGDARIGNVIFTESLDGVAALLDWEMAVLGNPVQDIAWYNFLDAAFAEGLGLPRLEGLPSYEETVRRWEQASGFSAEHYDYYLIFAGARFALILSRIMLATGQDGEVQGNFVCQLLARHLDQIGA from the coding sequence ATGGACAGCGAACGCCCCACGCCACTGGTGGACGACATCGGCGGCACCCGTCGCAAACTGGAAGCCTGGTTCAGTGAACGCCGCGGCACCGACATTACGATTGGCGACCTGAACATCCCCGAAGGCACCGGCATGTCCAACGTAACCCTGTTGTTCGATATTGAGTGGCAAGAACACGGCGAGCGGCACACCATGGCCTGTGTCGGTCGCCTGCAGCCCGAAATTGAACGCCCGGTGTTTCCCGACTACGACCTCACGTTGCAGTATCAGGTGATGGAAAGCGTTGGCAGGCTCAGTGATGTGCCCGTACCGACACTACTAGGCCTGGAGACCGACCTCACTGTACTGGGCGTACAATTCTACGTCATGGCCCACACACCGGGACGTATTCCGCCCGACATGCCACCCTACAATATGGACGGCTGGCTCATGCACGAAGCCAACCAAGAGCAGCGCCAAACCGCGTGGTTCGCCGCCGTCGACGCCATGGCAAAATTCCACCAACTCGACTATCAAGCGTTGGGCTTCGAACACCTTGGCCAGCCAGGCGTGACCCCAATGCAGCAACAGTTAACGTACTGGCAGAACTACCACGACTGGGGCCTGGAGGGGGCACAACATGAGATTGGCCAGCGGGCGCTCAATTGGCTGCAGGCGAATCAGCCCGCGCAGGAACCCACGGTGCTGTGCTGGGGCGATGCGCGCATTGGCAACGTCATTTTCACTGAGTCCCTGGACGGCGTTGCGGCCCTGCTCGACTGGGAAATGGCCGTACTCGGCAACCCTGTGCAGGACATCGCCTGGTACAACTTCCTCGATGCCGCCTTCGCCGAAGGGCTGGGATTGCCGCGGCTGGAGGGACTGCCATCCTACGAGGAAACCGTCAGACGCTGGGAGCAGGCATCGGGCTTCAGTGCTGAACACTACGACTACTACCTGATTTTCGCCGGCGCCCGTTTTGCGCTTATCCTCTCGCGTATCATGCTGGCGACCGGTCAGGATGGCGAGGTCCAGGGCAACTTTGTCTGCCAGCTACTGGCGCGCCATCTCGACCAAATCGGCGCCTGA
- a CDS encoding PilZ domain-containing protein: MGWTERKHQRLPMQSRVFIELEAAPVGSDEDATIAICKTLNVSSGGLMVALQQEVPVEAFLQIGVEPPPSATGSDAFYLLGQVRWCKPSDDPDYPWLAGFSLQQAEKSDIQSWISLITAMEPDH, translated from the coding sequence ATGGGCTGGACTGAACGAAAGCATCAACGCCTGCCCATGCAGAGCAGAGTGTTTATCGAACTCGAGGCAGCGCCAGTTGGCAGCGACGAAGATGCCACCATTGCCATATGTAAAACCCTGAATGTGTCCAGTGGCGGCCTGATGGTGGCACTGCAGCAAGAGGTCCCGGTAGAAGCCTTTCTCCAAATTGGCGTCGAACCACCCCCAAGCGCGACCGGCAGCGACGCATTCTACCTGCTGGGGCAAGTTCGCTGGTGCAAACCAAGCGACGACCCCGACTACCCCTGGCTGGCGGGTTTCTCTTTACAGCAGGCGGAAAAGTCAGACATTCAGAGCTGGATAAGCCTGATTACCGCCATGGAACCGGATCACTAG
- a CDS encoding DUF1631 family protein — protein sequence MTAGVAVGQWYEVCSDTDVFRLRLAMIESGEGLLCNLSGAKALSMPMADFNAKVGSGDAQPLATGAAFSRAVAAAAGIDSDAALDRLLNPDAAPTPSETDTSTTTTNSGVPDLPIGTWLGFHDTDTPLLAKLALHDKVRGILIFVNRQGIELRRLEEREYLALIEAGQIDILEARNNFREQVERTRAQLQQGQG from the coding sequence ATGACAGCGGGCGTCGCAGTCGGCCAATGGTATGAGGTCTGCAGTGACACGGATGTATTCCGCCTCAGATTGGCCATGATCGAAAGTGGCGAAGGACTCCTATGTAATCTCAGTGGTGCAAAAGCACTGTCTATGCCCATGGCTGACTTCAACGCCAAGGTGGGCTCAGGCGACGCCCAGCCACTGGCAACCGGTGCCGCCTTCAGTCGCGCGGTAGCCGCCGCTGCCGGCATTGACTCGGACGCCGCCCTGGACCGCCTCCTGAACCCTGACGCCGCTCCGACCCCAAGCGAGACCGATACCTCCACTACCACCACTAACAGCGGTGTCCCCGATCTCCCCATCGGCACATGGCTTGGCTTTCACGACACCGATACGCCGCTCCTGGCCAAGCTGGCACTCCACGACAAGGTGCGGGGCATACTCATCTTTGTAAATCGCCAGGGCATTGAATTGCGCCGGCTTGAGGAGCGCGAATACCTGGCGCTCATTGAGGCCGGCCAGATTGATATCCTGGAAGCCAGAAACAACTTCCGCGAGCAAGTTGAAAGAACGCGCGCGCAATTGCAGCAAGGTCAGGGGTGA
- a CDS encoding DUF1631 family protein, protein MTRSFAVPEPPGQSAPALEWDELLGYLRAIDDFNLPPLDALLAQTDVVGDPAMPKPAECAVLRWIERVFQEWEQSFPLEWELTHKLRAFKPAVAMASLSEETFFRPGQHPLHQMLDAIHSAAIGWQGDLGRIGQPVTNLIDKAIADVRGCLDQGGDMAAIASQIVAEAQRMRARAEKLTERTIAAEHGRLRAAMAKTIAADLINGQLLKYTAPSELNAFIRGPWYDSAQLTYLKFGDQSQQWRDFEATTGQLLLAMHPLAPPGTMPARNGFDWHAFCPQNCVDYCSAFSMRTIYCSAKWQPTSTCCSASPRIVPGTFPPTDSRLGPARRSHSQNDSGRRSRPMV, encoded by the coding sequence GTGACCCGTAGTTTTGCTGTACCCGAACCGCCGGGCCAGAGCGCCCCCGCGCTGGAGTGGGATGAATTGCTTGGCTACCTGCGCGCCATAGACGACTTCAATCTGCCTCCGCTGGATGCCCTGCTGGCACAAACCGACGTTGTCGGCGACCCGGCCATGCCCAAACCGGCAGAGTGTGCCGTACTGCGCTGGATTGAGCGCGTGTTCCAGGAGTGGGAGCAGTCTTTCCCACTGGAATGGGAGCTAACCCACAAGCTGCGCGCTTTCAAACCGGCAGTGGCAATGGCCTCCCTCAGTGAAGAAACGTTTTTCCGCCCCGGACAGCACCCGCTGCACCAGATGCTGGACGCGATCCACAGTGCCGCGATTGGCTGGCAGGGCGACCTGGGGCGCATAGGTCAACCCGTCACCAACCTGATCGACAAGGCCATTGCCGACGTGCGCGGCTGCCTTGACCAGGGCGGCGACATGGCGGCCATTGCCAGCCAGATTGTCGCGGAAGCGCAGCGCATGCGTGCCCGCGCCGAAAAACTAACCGAGCGCACCATCGCTGCAGAGCACGGCCGCTTGCGCGCTGCCATGGCCAAGACCATTGCCGCCGACCTGATTAACGGACAGCTACTGAAATACACTGCGCCCAGCGAGCTGAACGCGTTTATCAGGGGACCCTGGTACGACAGCGCCCAGCTCACCTACCTGAAATTTGGCGACCAGTCTCAACAGTGGCGCGATTTCGAGGCCACCACAGGCCAGCTCCTGCTTGCCATGCATCCGCTGGCCCCGCCGGGGACGATGCCCGCGAGGAACGGCTTCGACTGGCACGCATTCTGCCCGCAGAACTGCGTCGACTACTGCTCAGCATTCAGCATGAGGACGATCTACTGCAGCGCGAAATGGCAGCCTACGAGTACCTGCTGCAGCGCGTCGCCCAGGATCGTCCCCGGAACTTTCCCACCTACTGACAGTAGACTCGGGCCAGCCCGCCGCAGCCATTCCCAAAATGACAGCGGGCGTCGCAGTCGGCCAATGGTATGA
- a CDS encoding vWA domain-containing protein — protein sequence MPANLVNFIQVLRSHDVRVSPAETLDAMHVATTLGYRDRVRLRDGLGMALAKTPAEETVFNRCFDSYFNRGLADFSLDPEDNPGEEQAEAGEQEPGDAAEADPSTSDAAALEAAALNNPELAAVMNSDLMQALLNNDRNVLTMAMTQAGEGAGLQQIQMFTQKGQYTRKMLDAMGEQQLRGAIIELERAADPALASLQRYRDLLREQVRDFVDREYLLHAEGRNQQFMEDVLSKTRLSNIEHSYLHRVHELVRKMARKLAARHARKRRQYRRGHLDMPRTMRRGIANDGVMFNTYWRQVKREKPQLLAICDVSGSVAAYAKFLLLFLYSLQDVLPKVRSFAFSGQLGEVSDLFDEHPVEKAIEIVNWKYGGATDYGKSLEDFARLALDDINNNTTVLILGDARNNNGDPRIDIMRSVYQRAKQVIWLNPESRRAWGTGDSEMFRYLSACHFSAECNNLKQLERVVDQLLKSTR from the coding sequence ATGCCGGCCAATCTGGTTAACTTCATCCAGGTGCTGCGCAGCCACGATGTCAGGGTATCGCCGGCCGAAACTCTGGATGCCATGCATGTCGCCACCACGCTGGGTTACCGTGATCGCGTGCGTCTGCGCGATGGTCTTGGTATGGCACTGGCCAAAACCCCGGCGGAAGAAACCGTCTTCAACCGCTGCTTTGACTCCTACTTTAACCGCGGACTGGCCGACTTCAGTCTCGACCCCGAGGACAACCCGGGCGAAGAGCAGGCAGAAGCCGGTGAACAGGAGCCCGGCGATGCTGCCGAGGCAGATCCATCGACCTCTGACGCCGCGGCACTGGAGGCAGCTGCGCTAAACAATCCCGAGCTCGCAGCGGTGATGAACTCAGACTTGATGCAGGCGCTGCTCAATAACGATCGCAACGTCCTGACCATGGCCATGACCCAGGCGGGTGAAGGGGCAGGTCTGCAACAAATTCAGATGTTTACACAAAAGGGCCAGTACACCCGCAAGATGCTGGACGCCATGGGCGAGCAGCAGCTGCGCGGCGCAATTATCGAACTTGAGCGCGCCGCTGACCCGGCGCTTGCCAGCCTGCAACGCTATCGGGACCTGTTGCGCGAACAGGTGCGCGACTTTGTGGACCGCGAATACCTGCTGCATGCAGAAGGTCGTAACCAGCAGTTCATGGAAGACGTCCTCAGCAAAACCCGCCTGAGCAATATCGAACACAGCTACCTGCATCGAGTACACGAGCTGGTGCGCAAAATGGCCCGCAAACTGGCGGCCAGACACGCGCGCAAACGGCGACAGTACCGCCGCGGTCATCTGGACATGCCACGCACTATGCGCAGGGGCATCGCCAACGATGGAGTCATGTTCAACACCTACTGGCGCCAGGTAAAACGCGAGAAACCACAACTTCTCGCCATTTGCGACGTCAGTGGTTCCGTGGCGGCGTATGCCAAGTTTCTGCTGTTATTCCTGTATAGCCTGCAGGATGTGCTGCCCAAGGTGCGCAGCTTTGCCTTCTCAGGGCAGCTGGGAGAAGTCAGTGATTTGTTTGATGAGCACCCCGTGGAAAAAGCCATCGAGATCGTGAACTGGAAATACGGTGGCGCCACCGACTACGGCAAGAGCCTAGAAGATTTTGCCCGGCTGGCCCTGGATGACATCAACAACAACACCACGGTGCTTATTCTCGGCGACGCTCGCAACAACAATGGCGACCCCCGGATCGATATCATGCGATCTGTGTATCAGCGCGCCAAGCAGGTCATCTGGTTAAACCCTGAGTCACGTCGCGCCTGGGGAACTGGAGATTCCGAGATGTTTCGCTACTTAAGTGCTTGTCATTTCTCGGCCGAGTGCAATAATCTCAAGCAATTGGAACGTGTCGTAGACCAGCTGCTTAAGAGCACCCGATAA
- a CDS encoding AAA family ATPase, with protein sequence MHTQDFPQLASVEKIQEGFESFGYICSDKIATAVFLAFQLRKPILVEGPPGVGKTELAKTTAQLLETPLIRLQCYEGLDEAKALYEWKYGKQLLYTQVLKEKLGDLLQGAQGLAESVERLHQFGDIFYSEEFLEPRPLLKAMQQERGAILLIDEVDKSDYEFESLLLEILSDYQISIPEIGTVKARTSPMVFLTSNNTRDISDALKRRCLHLYIPFPTVELEERIVRSRVPDVEEHLRHQLVEFVHSLRQLDLKKIPAISETIDWARSLLLLHADQLEEELVRATLNVLLKFEDDIESTDGELGKLVREARE encoded by the coding sequence GTGCACACTCAAGACTTCCCCCAACTTGCCTCCGTAGAAAAAATACAGGAGGGCTTTGAATCCTTCGGCTATATCTGTTCCGACAAAATCGCCACAGCCGTATTCCTGGCCTTCCAGCTGCGCAAACCTATTCTGGTCGAAGGCCCGCCCGGCGTCGGCAAGACCGAGCTCGCCAAGACCACCGCGCAGTTGCTGGAAACACCACTCATCCGGCTGCAGTGCTACGAGGGCCTGGATGAAGCGAAAGCCTTGTACGAATGGAAGTATGGCAAGCAACTGCTGTACACGCAGGTTCTCAAAGAAAAACTGGGCGACCTTCTCCAGGGTGCTCAGGGGCTGGCGGAATCTGTAGAACGTCTGCACCAATTCGGCGACATCTTTTACTCGGAAGAATTTCTCGAGCCCCGTCCGCTACTCAAAGCCATGCAGCAAGAGCGCGGGGCCATCCTGCTTATCGATGAGGTGGACAAATCCGACTACGAATTTGAATCATTACTGCTGGAAATACTGTCCGATTACCAGATATCCATTCCGGAAATCGGCACCGTCAAGGCGCGCACCTCGCCCATGGTGTTCCTGACCAGTAACAACACGCGGGACATCTCTGACGCCCTGAAACGACGCTGCCTGCACCTGTACATTCCCTTTCCTACCGTCGAACTCGAAGAGCGTATTGTGCGCAGCCGGGTACCCGATGTGGAGGAACACCTGCGTCACCAGCTCGTAGAGTTTGTCCACTCTCTACGCCAGCTCGACCTCAAGAAGATTCCCGCTATTTCCGAAACTATCGACTGGGCCCGCAGTCTGCTGCTACTGCACGCCGATCAATTGGAAGAAGAGTTGGTGCGCGCCACGCTTAACGTACTGCTCAAATTCGAAGACGACATAGAATCCACCGACGGCGAGCTGGGTAAACTGGTGCGCGAGGCCAGGGAGTAG
- the moaA gene encoding GTP 3',8-cyclase MoaA has product MENSTPSRLIDTFGRSVDYVRLSVTDRCDFRCVYCMAEDMTFAPKSEVLNLEELHSIAKAMTDMGVRKIRLTGGEPLIRPNIMSLIERLGALEGLDELALTTNGSQLQRLAPALKSAGVKRINISLDSLSPRKFRHLTRHGNLDQVIAGIDAAVATGFDGIKLNAVILKGRNEDEVLDLVAFARERDIDIAFIEEMPLGRIVEHDRELTLCSSDEIRQQIEAHYALTSLGDPTGTEGPARYYQLGDSPSRVGFISPHSNNFCHLCNRVRVTVEGRLLLCLGNEYSVDLREVLRADHYKADHLKRAIVDAMALKPEKHHFDNAGEPQILRFMNVTGG; this is encoded by the coding sequence ATGGAAAATTCGACCCCCAGCCGCCTGATAGACACCTTTGGCCGCAGCGTAGACTACGTGAGACTGTCGGTGACCGACCGCTGTGACTTCCGCTGTGTGTACTGCATGGCAGAGGACATGACCTTTGCCCCCAAGTCCGAAGTCCTCAATCTGGAGGAGCTGCACAGTATTGCCAAGGCGATGACCGACATGGGGGTGCGCAAAATTCGGCTCACCGGCGGTGAACCGCTAATCCGTCCCAATATCATGTCGCTCATCGAGCGGCTGGGTGCACTGGAAGGCCTCGATGAACTGGCACTGACAACCAATGGTTCGCAGTTACAGCGGCTGGCCCCTGCCTTGAAATCGGCCGGGGTAAAGCGGATTAACATCAGCCTGGACAGTCTCAGCCCGCGTAAATTTCGCCATCTCACCCGCCACGGCAACCTCGACCAGGTCATTGCCGGCATTGATGCGGCCGTTGCCACGGGATTCGACGGAATTAAGCTGAACGCGGTTATCCTCAAGGGCCGCAATGAAGATGAAGTGCTGGACCTGGTCGCATTCGCCCGTGAGCGCGACATTGATATAGCCTTTATTGAAGAGATGCCCCTGGGCCGCATTGTCGAGCACGATCGCGAACTCACACTCTGTAGCAGCGATGAGATCCGGCAACAGATTGAGGCGCACTATGCGCTGACCTCGCTGGGCGATCCAACCGGTACAGAAGGGCCTGCCCGTTACTACCAGCTTGGCGACAGCCCCAGCCGGGTGGGCTTCATCTCGCCGCACAGTAATAATTTTTGCCACCTGTGTAATCGGGTTCGCGTCACCGTTGAGGGGCGCCTGTTACTCTGCCTGGGCAACGAATACTCGGTCGATCTGCGCGAAGTACTGCGAGCGGATCACTACAAGGCTGACCACCTCAAGCGGGCTATTGTTGACGCCATGGCGCTCAAACCAGAGAAGCACCACTTCGACAACGCAGGCGAACCGCAGATACTGCGTTTTATGAATGTCACCGGCGGCTGA